One Buchnera aphidicola (Aphis glycines) genomic window, ATTATGTGGTATAAAAACACCAGCAATAGGATTTGCTATAGGAATTGAACGTTTAATTTTATTGATGAAGTCACTAAATATTTGTGCTATAAAAAAAGAAAGAATTAATATTTATATTATTTTTTTAGGAAAAGAAAATAAAAATCATGCTATTAGTCTATCAGAAGAAATAAGAGACACATATCCTAGGCTAAACATATTTATAAATTTTTCGAATTGCAGTCTTTCAAAAAAAATTAAGCACGCTGTTGAATCCTCATCTCGTATTGCAATTTTAATAGGTTCAAATGAAATTAAAAACAAATGTTATTTGATAAAAGAACTAAAAACAAAAAAAGAATTTTATCTTTTTAAAAATGAATTAATGCTGAAAATTGACAGTGTTTTTAATAAATATCTTTCAAAGGACAATTAACTTTTAAAAAATTTATTTTAATTTTTATTTCAGGAAAAACATGTTTAATAAACAGATAGAATTTAAAAAATATGATCCAGAATTATGGATAGCTATGTTAAAAGAAAACAAAAGACAGGAAAATCACATAGAGTTAATTGCATCAGAAAATTATGCTAGTAATTATGTAATGTATGCACAAGGATCTCAGTTGACTAATAAATATGCGGAAGGTTATCCAGGAAAACGATATTATGGCGGTTGTGAGCACGTAGATATTATAGAACAGTTAGCAATTGACCGAGCAAAAAAATTATTTAATGCTGATTATGCAAATGTTCAACCTCATTCAGGTTCTCAAGCTAATTTTGCAGTTTATACAGCTCTTGTTAAACCTGGTGAAGTTATTTTAGGTCTGAACTTATCTCATGGAGGACATTTAACACATGGTTCTTCTGTAAATTTTTCAGGTAAATTATATAATGCAATTAATTATGGAGTCGATCTAAACGGAGAAATTAATTATGAAGAAATATATAAATTAGCTAAAAAATATCGACCAAAAATGATTATTGGTGGATTTTCTGCGTATTCTGGTATTTGTGATTGGTCTAAAATGCGCAATATTTCAGATGAAGTCAATGCTTATTTAGTTGTTGATATATCTCATGTTGCAGGATTAGTTGCCACAGAACTTTATCCAAGCCCAATAGATTATGCACATGTTGTTACCAGTACTACACATAAAACATTAGCAGGACCTCGGGGAGGTATTATTTTAGCTAAAAACGGAAATAATATGTTTTATAATAAATTAGATTTGTCTGTTTTCCCCGGTGGACAAGGTGGTCCACTAATGCATGTAATTGCAGGGAAAGCAATTGCTTTTAAAGAAGCTTTAGAGCCAAGTTTTAAAATATATCAAGAACAAATTTTAAAAAATGCTAAAATTATGGTGAAAACACTCTCACAACAAGGATATGAAATTGTTTCAGGAAATACTTTTAATCATTTATTTTTAATAGATCTAACAAATAAAAAAATTACAGGTAAAGATGCTGACATTGCTTTAGGCAAAGCTAATATTACTGTAAACAAAAATACTATCCCTAATGATATTAGAAGTCCTTTTGTTACTTCTGGAATACGAATTGGAACACCTGCAGTTACAAGAAGAGGTTTTAAAGAACCAGAATTATCACAAGTTAGTTTATGGATTTCAAGTATTTTAAATGATGTTAAGAATATTAAAAATATTTTAAAAATTAAAAATAAAGTTTTAGAAATATGCTCTAAATATCCTGTTTACATGTAAATTTTACTAATGTATCCATCTTTGTTAAAGAGAATATTAATTTTGCTAGTAATACATTTTATTCAGGTAATTTAATTTTAATTTTATTTACGTTTGTTTTATTTATGTGTTTTGAATAAGGTACTATCCCTAATAATGGCGATTTAATATAACTTAACAAAGTTTGGATATAATATGAAGTATATTGATTTTCTGGAAAAATGTTATTTGCAACCCATCCTACGCATATTAAATTATCTGCAAGAATAGATTTTTCAGTTAAGATAGCATGATTAATACATCCTAGTTTTATGCCTACAATTAAAATTACTTTTAATTTTTCTTCTTTTACCCAATCTGCAAAATTATATTTATTTGATATAGGAGTATTCCATCCGCCAGCACCTTCGATTAAAATCCAATTAGATTTTAAAGAAATTTTTTTTAAACCTAAAGATAAATGTTCTTTTTTTATTTTTTTTTTCTTTATTACACTTAATATATTAGGTGGAGCGTTTTCAAAAAATGAAATTGGGTTAATTTCTTTATAACTTAAATAAATAGAACTGCTTTTTTGTAAAATATAACTATCTTCATTAATGAATTTATATTTTTTTTTATCAGTTTCAAAATCTATATTTTTGTACTTTTTTGTTCCAGAAGATATTGGTTTGTAACCTGCGGTTATATAACCAGAATTACTTGCTTTTTTTAACAAGATTCCACTTATCGTACTTTTTCCAATGTTTGTATCAGTACCAGTGACAAAAAATTTTTTTATCATAATTATCTTGTATGTTTATTAGGAGGTAATATATTTTAAATTAACTTAATATAATATACAAAAATTTATAAACTTATGTTAATGTAACTCAAACCAGTTTATTCTATGCATTCAGATAGTAAATACAAGAATATCATGGTTGGTTACTTAATTAAGTATATTTTATTTAAAATTTACAAAATGAAAAATTTTCTACTTAAATTCCAGCATTATAATATTGTTCTTGATTGAATTTTGTATTTTTTAAATTCAAGTTGTTTTCTCTTGTTGTATTTGTCTGATTATAATTAGGAGATAAATTTAATTTTTTAAAAAGTCTTAAATCACTTTCTTTCTCGGGATTGTTAGAAGTTAATAATTTACATCCATAAAAAATAGAATTTGCTCCAGCCATAAAGCACATAGCTTGTGTTTGATCATTCATATCTGTTCGACCTGCTGATAATCGAATATAAGATTTAGGAAGCATAATACGAGTAGCCGCTATAACCCTAATGAAATCAAAAGGTTCTACATTTAAATTATTTTCCATTGGAGTGCCTTTTATTTTAATTAACATATTTATTGGAACACTTTCAGGTTGTTTAGGAAGATTAGATAATTGCATTAATAATTTCATTCGATCCTGTATATTTTCTCCAAGACCAATAATACCTCCAGAACATAATTTCATTCCAGCGTCACGAACTATTTTTAAAGTTGTTAAACGTTCTTGATATGTTCTCGTGGTAATAACATGTTTATAAAAATTTTCAGATGTATCTAAATTATGATTATAAAAATCTAATCCTGCATTGAACAATCTTTTCGCTTGAGCATTATTGATGCTGCCTAAAGTCATACAAGTTTCCATACCCATTTTCTTTACTTCTTTAACAATTTTTTCTAAATACGGCATATCTTTTTCACTGGGGTTTTTCCAGGCTGCACCCATGCAAAATCGAGTTGAACCTGACTCTTTAGCATTTTTTGCAGATTTTAAAATCTGTTTTAATTCTAATAATGATTGTTTTTTTATTCCTGTTTTATACCTAGCACTTTGCGGACAATATTTGCAATCTTCTGGGCATGAACCGGTTTTAATAGATAATAATGTACTAATTTGTATTTTATTGGGATCAAAATTTTCACGATGTTTTTTTTGAGCTTCAAAAATAAGATCAAAAAAAGGCTTATCAAACAATGATTTTGTATCTTCTAGAGTCCATGTTTTTTTCATATTATCTCCAAAAAAAATATGATTTTATAAATTAAATGCTTATAATAAGGTATTCAATATTTTATACATAAATTATAATGAGTCAATCCGATATATTATTTGATTATAAACATATTTGGCATCCATATTCTTCTATTATAAATCCACTACCCTGTTATTCTGTTATATCAGCTAAGGGAGTATATTTAAAATTACAAAATGGAAGAAATATAATAGATGGCATGTCTTCATGGTGGTCTGCTATACATGGATATAATCATCCTATACTAAACAAATCTTTAAAGAAACAAATAAAAAAGATATCACACGTTATGTTTGGAGGAATAACGCATCCTTCAGCTATTTTGCTTTGTAGAAAATTAATTAAATTAACTCCAGAAAAATTAGATTGTGTTTTTCTTTCAGATTCTGGATCAGTATCTATTGAAGTCGCGATAAAAATGTTAATGCAATATTGGAAATCTTTAGGTCAAAATAGAACAAAAATATTAACTATTAGAAATTCTTATCATGGTGATACTTTTGCTGCTATGTCTATTTCCGATCCCGAAAATTCTATACACAAAATATATAAAAAATTTTTACCAAAAAATTTATTTGCAAACGCGCCAACTTCTAATTTTAATCAAGAATGGAATGCTAATGATATTATATCATTTCAAACAATAATAGAAAAAAATCAATTGCATATAGCCGGTGTAATATTAGAACCAATAGTACAAGGTGTAGGTGGAATGAAATTTTATCATTCTATATTTTTAAAAAAAGTTGAAGAATTATGTAAATATTATTCAATTCCATTAGTTTTTGATGAAATTGCTACAGGATTTGGTCGAACTGGAAAATTTTTCGCTTTTCAACATGCTAATGTTATTCCGGATATATTATGTTTAGGAAAAGCTATGACTGGGGGTACAATAACATTAGCTGCAACTTTAACTTCACGTGATATTGCCCAGACTATTAGTAGAAGTAATATTGGTTGCTTGATGCATGGACCAACTTATATGGGTAACCCATTAGCATGTTCTGTAGCTTATGCTAATATAAAAATATTAGAAACAAACGAATGGAAAAAACAAGTTATTAATATTGAAAAAGAGCTATTAAGCAGGTTGTTTCCATTAATTGAGCATCCAAGAGTTAATGACGTGCGCGTTTTAGGCGCTATAGGTGTAGTTGAATGCAAGCAGCACATTAATTTAGAATTAATGCAAAAATTTTTTGTCAAACATGGTGTTTGGATAAGGCCTTTTAAACAATTAATTTATATTGTTCCACCTTATATTATTAGTACAAAAAATTTAAAAAAACTAATTAATGTTATTCAACAATCTTTAAATGAAAATATTTTATTTTTTTAAAATTTTAAATTTTATAAGTTAGTATCCATAATGGTTCTATGCCTGTAGAATATGTATTGATTTTTTTCAAATGTCCTGTTTTTTGGTTAATATTGTATATAGAAAAATTATTAAATTTTTGACTTGCTACAATTATATATTTATCATAAAAATCAATACAGAACGTACGTGGTTGTTGTTCTATATAGTAAATTTTAACGAAAGAAATAGTGCCATTATTTTGATCAATATGAAACAGTGAAAGACTATTCAAAATTCTATCAGACACATACAAAAAATTACCGCATGATGTTAAATGGATATCAGCAGACCAATACTGACGAGAAACAATATGATTTTCTATGATTGAAATATTTTGTATATTTTCTACTCTAAATATATCATTCCTTATGTAGATCTTCCAGACATCTATAGTACCATTTAGTTCATTGATAGTATAAATAAAATCTTCATTAGGATGAAACTGAATATGACGCGGACCTGCATTGCATTTAGTTTTAATGAATGTTTGTTTTATATGCTTTAATATTCCATATTGCGTCAAATAATATAAATAGATACAGTCTTCTTTTAATGCAGTGACAAATAGTATATTATATTTTATGTTCATCAATGCTGCATGGCACCCATTAATATCATAAATAATTTGAATGGGATCTTTAGGAATTCCATGTTGGTTTAATGGAATAACGCTAAGAGAGTTAGTATGGTATGAACTACAAAATAAAAAATTTTTTTTAGGGCTAAAAGAAATATAATTAGGACTTCCTGGAATATAACTTTCATTTTTTTGTTCTAAATAACCATTTTTTTTAATATTATATACAATTATCCGATTGTTTGGACGCACACCAGCATATAATATATTTTTATCTTTAATATAATTCATTGGCTGAACATTACCATTAGTTTTAATCGTCTGAATTAATTCCATTTTTCCATCTTGATATAAATTCCACGCCTCTATGGTTTGACTCGTTGAGTTAGCAATATAAACAATTTGTTTCATATAGTTCCTCTTATAAAAAATTTTATTTTTCATTAATTTTAACTATTTGATTTTTTTAGGTGTTTTAATAAATTTATAATCCAATTTATACGCATAGTATCACTCTGAAAACTATGAAAAAATTTTAACTTTGTAGAATTAATCATTTTCCAAAGATCAGGTTCCTTGTGAAAAATTGAAAGTAAATATTGCATATTAATTGAATTTTTTTTATTAAATTTTATAATTCCTATATTTTTATTAGATTTAATATGTGAAATACCAATTTCTTTTGTTAATAATTTAATTTTCGCAATTAAAATTAAATTTTTAGCATATATTGGTAGTTTTCCAAATTGATTTAACAGTTCTAAAGATATTATTTTAATTTCTTTTTCACTTTTAGCATGTTCAATTTTTTCATAAAAAAACAATCGCTGATTTAAATCAAAGATATAATTTTTTGGCAATAAAGCAGGGATATATAGTTCAATATATGATTTTTTAATCAAATTTTCTAATGATATTTTTTCTCCATTTTTATAAATTTTAATAGTTTTATGTAAAAATTTCATGTATAAATCAATTCCTATACAATCAATATGACCACTTTGTTCCTTTCCAAGTAATTCACCTATTCCTCTAATCTCTAAATCTCTATTAGATAAATTAAATCCCCCTCCAAAATTGTTTGTCATAGCAATTGCTTCTAATCTTTTTTGAGCATCTAATGTAACTTTTTTAAAATTATTAACAAATAAAAAAGCATATCCTTGATTGTTGGAACGTCCAATTCTACCTCTAAGTTGATGTAACTGAGATAAACCAAAATGATCTGCGTTTTCAATAACAATAGTGTTTGCTTTAGGTATATCAATACCGCTTTCTATAACAGTAGTACAAACTAATACATTAAAACAGTTTTGGTAAAATTCATTCATTATATTTTTTAAATCAATATGATTCATTTTACCATGAACGATTTTAATTTTAGCATTAGGAATTAAATTTAATAATTTTGTAGCTATATTATCAATTCCTTGTATTTTATTATATATATAATATACTTGTCCGCCTCTAGATATTTCCTGAGAAATTGCTTTTTTTATTAAAATTGGATTATATTCATTTATAAAAGTTTGTATTTTTTTTCTTTCTTTTGGAGGATTAGATATAATAGATAAGTCTTTTATTCCGTGCATTGCCATATTTAATGTACGAGGGATAGGTGTAGCTGTTAAAGTTAATATATCAATATGAGAATATATTTTTTTAATTATTTCCTTGTGAATTACACCAAATCGGTGCTCTTCATCAATAATTAACAAACCAGGATTATACCATTCAATATTTTCAAATAAAATTTTATGAGTACCTATTAATATATTAATTTTACCAATACTAATATTTTCTAAAATTTTTTTCTTTTCTTTTATACTTCGAAATCTAGATAATATATCTATATTTATAGACCAATTAGCAAATCTTTTTGAAAAATTATTAAAATGTTGCTCTGCTAGTAGTGTTGTCGGAACTAAAACAACAACTTGTTTTTTATTAGATATACATATAAAAGCAGCCCGCATTGCAATTTCTGTTTTTCCAAAACCTACATCACCACAAATGATTCTATCCATAGGAATAGATTTATTCATATCATTTAATACTGATTTTATAGCATTTTTTTGATCCGAAGTGACTTGAAATAAACAATCTTGACAAAAAAGATTATATTGTTCTTCATTTTTTTGAAATGAAAAACCTTTTTTAGATAATCTATTTGCATAAATATTCAATAAAATTACCGCATGATCATATAAATTTTTACTAATTTTATTTTTTTCTTTATCCCATTTATTACTACCTAATTTATGTAAAACAATATTTTTTTCTGAATTTCCAGAATACGGAGAAATTAAATGTAAAGATGAAATAGGCACGTATAACTTATTTTCTTCTGCATATAAAATTACTAAATATTCTGACTCATAACTAGCTGTTTTTATTGTAGTTAATCCTTGATATCTTCCAATTCCATGCTGTATATGTATGATGAGATCGTGAATTTTTAATTGATATAAAAATTTATTTTTAATAGGTTTAATATTTATATTATTATTAATTTTAATTATCTCTTTTGTAGAGATAAATAAAAAATTTTTTTTAATATCTATAAAACTTTGATGTAAGTTTCCTATAACATAAAAAAAAGTATTTTTATGATTAACGTCATAAATGTTTTTTATATATTTGGGATAAATATTTTTTAGATTCAAAATTTTTAAAACTTCTATCAAACATTCTTGTTTTGTTATAAAAAAAATAGTTTTTCCTGAAAAATCATGTAAAAAAGAAAAAATTTTATTAATATTATTTATATCTCTATTTTTTTTAAAAAAACTTGGTAACTGCTGATGATGATAGTTCAAGAAATTTTTATTTGCTATACTTGTAGAGATAATTTTCATAATAAAATATTTTTAAATAAGATAAAAATTGCTTAATTTTGATTAAGAATTTCAAAAAAATGGTAGTCAAAATTAGATTTTATCTATGTTGAAAATGTTTTTATATCAATTAATTACATCGTTCAAATTTGTAACTTGATAATTAATGAAAAAAATTTAATTATTTAATAAAATTTTAGTAATTTTCTGTAAAATAAATATAAAAAAATAAAGATTCTATTTTTTATTTATTATATTATTTTTTTAAAAAAATATTATATTTCATTTTAAAAAAATTTTTATTTTAATTATGATAAAATATTATTTCGTATTTAATTAATTAATTTTGTAATAAAAAATTTTTTATTTAAACAATATTAAAATTTATTAAAAAATTTTATCAAAAAAAAGATATTTTAATGTATAAGCCCATATATATATTTATTGGTTTGCGTTATTTTTGGAACCGTCATTTAACAAATTTTAAAAAAATTATTACTATTTTGTCTATTATAGGTATCAGCATTGGAATAACATCTATTATTATTACAATGTCTTTAGTATATGGATTTCAGAACGAATTTAAAAAAAGTGTGCTTTCATTCATTCCCCATTTAATTATTACAAATAAGAGTTATTATATCAACAAATCTGAATTTCCTAAAAATATTTTAAAATTAAAAAATGTTAAAAGAGTATCTAGTTTTATTAGTGATAAAGTTCTTATTCAAAGTAAAGAAAATATCACTACTGGCGAAATTATTACTTTTGACAAAAAAGATTATAATATTTTTAAATGTTATAATATTCACAATTATCTATACACACTCAATGAAAAACAAAATAATATTATCTTAGGAAAAAAATTAGCAGAAAAATTACATGTAAATATTAATGATTCAATTAAATTGATAATATTACCTAAGATTAAAAAAAATTTTTTTAAAAAAAAGTTTAATACACGGATATTTAAAATAACTGGTTTATTTAATACAAATAATGACATTGATGATTATCAAATAATAATTAACACTAAAATTGCTATAAATTTTTTAAATTATTATAAAAATTATATTACTGGTTGGAGAGTTTGGTTAAAAGATCCGTTTTTTTTGAATATAAATTCTTTTCAAATTAAAAAAAATAATTTAATTTTTTTAGACTGGAAAACACAACAAGGTGAGTTGTTTAAAGCAATACAAATTGAAAAATATATTATGTTTCTTTTTTTTGTTTTAATTTTATTGATTGTAGGAATTAATATAGTTATTACTTTGACAGTAAATATGATAGAAAAACAAAATATTATTGCGATTTTACAAACACAAGGATTATGTCGAAAAAAAATTATGTTAATATTTGTTACATTAGGAGCTAGTACTACTATAATTGGTATTTTTTTAGGAACATTAATTAGTTTTATATTAATATTTCAAGGGAAAATAATTAATTTTTTAATAAATACCTTGTTTAGTGATATTGACATTCCAATAAAAATTTTTCCTTTTCAAATTCTTATAGTCGATATTACATTTGCAATGATATCTGTTGCGTCTACACTATATCCAATTTGGCATATCACTAAATCAACACCTTCTAAAATTTTATCTTATGAATAATATAATTTTACAATGCATCGATTTGACTAAATCTTATAAAGATAACAAAAAAATAACTCATATTTTAAAAAAAACATCATTCTGTCTTAAGAAAAGTGATATAGCAGTTATTATTGGAAAATCAGGATCTGGAAAAAGCACTTTTTTACATTTAATTAGCGGCCTAGAAAAACCTACTTCTGGAACTATTTTATTTGATGGTATATCATTAAGTTCAATGTCATCTAATCAAATAGCTCAATTAAGAAATGTGAATTTAGGATTTATTTATCAATTTCATCATTTACTGCTTGATTTTAATGTACTTGAAAACGTTGCAATGCCATTACTTATTAGCAATAAAACTGTTAGTGAAGCTAAAGAAAAAGCATACGAAATGTTAATTAAAGTTAATTTAGAAAAAAAAATTAAAAAATACCCATCTGAATTATCCGGAGGGGAGAGACAAAGAGTAGCTATTGCTCGAGCTTTTATTAATACACCAAAATTAATAATAGCAGATGAACCTACTGGAAATTTAGATTCTTATAATGCGAAAATAATTTTTGACTTGATATTTGAATCGAATATGAATTTAAAAACTTCTTTCTTAATTGTAACACATGATCTGGCATTTGCAAGGCAAGCACATGTGTTATTTGAAATAAAACATAGTCAACTAAATATAAAAAAACATATTCAATGAATTTTTTACCTTTTTTTATTGCAAAACGATTATATTTAAAAAACAATAACAATCATATAATTTTTTTAATTTCTATTTTATCTAAAATAGCAATTGCTTTGAGTGTTTTTATATTAATTATTAGTATTAGCGCTTTAAATGGATTTAAAATATTAGTAAATCAAAATATTTTGTCATCTGTACCTCATGGAATTATACAATCAATAGACAAACCATTCTTGCATTATCGGAAGATTATACAAAAAATTAATTCTATATCAGGAGTAAATTACTCTGAACCGTATATTTCATTAAGCGCAGTTTTACTAAAAACAAATAAAATTAAATTTTTTAATATTAAAAGTTTTACAAATATAAAATATATAAAAAAATACTTTTCTTTTCAAGAAGAGAATTATCAATTATCAAAGTTAGATAATTTTCAACATAATCAAATAATTCTTTCTTCTGATTTGTCTAGAGATTTAGAAATAAAAGAAGGAGATTGGATCAATTTTATAATTTTAGATAATAAGTTTTCTTTTCAATTAAATAAAATTAAAATATTTTCTCTTCAAATTAAATCTATATTTAATTCTAATGGAGTTTCAAATTCTAATATTGGGTTGATTCCATTTTCTTTTTTTCAAGGCAATTTTGACATAATAAATAATATTAATACTATTGAATTGTATATGTCTCGTCCATTAGACGCTAACAAAATTGTTTTAGATGCAGCTAAAATAATCAAAACTCCCGTAAGTTTATATACTTGGATTAATAACTATCAATATATATATAATGATATTAATAAAATAAAAACAATAATATATATTACATTATTAATGCTAATAATAATTTCTTCTTTCAGTATTATATCTGTATCATTGTTATCTATCTCGAAAAAAATAAAAGATATTTCTATTTTACGTAGTATAGGTGCTAACAATATTCTTATTCAACTTATCTTTTTATATTATGGTTTTCGTTTTATTTTAATAGGAAATGTAATCGGTTTATTCTTTGGTGTTATAACTATTTTAAATTTTAAGAATATTATGTGTTTTTTAGAAAAGCATTTTAACAATAACTTATTATTAAATAATATTTATTATCATAATTTTTTATTATTAGACTTAAATTTATCAGATATAATAATCATTTTTATCAGTACTATAGTAATAGGAATTCTTTCGAATTTATATCCTGCATATTATGCTTCAAAAATAGATCCTAATAAGATATTAAAAAAATTTTAATTATTTAATATTGATAAAATATTTTTTAATTAATTAAAATTTTTTATAAGTTTAATATTAATTGTATGTTTTTTAACAGAATAACTTGGTGAAATTATGACTATTAAGGTAGGTATAAATGGCTTTGGCCGTATTGGACGTGTTATATTTCGACTAGCTCAAAGACGTACAAATATCGAAATTTTAGCAATCAATGATTTAATTGACCCTGAATATATAGCTTATATGTTAAAATATGACTCTACACATGGTGATTTTCAAAAACATATTGAAGTAAAAAATAAAAATATTATTGTAAATGGAAAAAAAATTAGAACTACTTCGATTAAAGATCCTAAAAAATTAATGTGGAGTGATTTATCAATTGATGTTGTAATTGAATCTACAGGTCTCTTTTTAACTCAAGACACCGCTTATCAACATATTTTAGCGGGAGCAAAAAAAGTTGTAATCACTGGTCCTTCTAAAGATGATATTCCAATGTTTGTTAAAGGAGCTAATTTTGATAAATATCAAGGCGAAAATATTGTATCTAATGCATCTTGTACGACTAATTGCTTAGCTCCTTTAGCAAAAGTAATAGATGATAATTTTGATATTGTAGAAGGTTTAATGACTACTGTTCATGCTACTACAGCTACTCAAAAAGTTGTTGATAGCGCTTCAAATAAAGATTGGAGGGGAGGTAGAGGAGCATTTCAAAATATTATTCCTTCCTCTACTGGAGCAGCAATAGCTGTTGGAAAAGTTTTGCCAAATTTAAATAGAAAATTAACAGGTATAGCATTTCGTGTTCCTACATCTAATGTATCTGTTGTAGATTTAACAGTGCGTTATAAAAAATCAACTACATATGAAGAAATATGTTCTGTTATTAAGCATGCTTCAAATCAAGAAATGAATGGAATATTAGGATATACAGAAGATGAAGTAGTATCATCAGATTTTAACGGAAAAGAACTCACTTCAATATTTGATGCAAAAGCAGGTCTATCATTAAATAAAAATTTTTCTAAACTTATTTCTTGGTATGATAATGAAACTGGTTATTCTAGTAAAGTTCTAGATTTAGTTACGTTAGTATCTACAAAATAAACAGAATAAATTTATATTAATAATCTACAAAATAGCAGTATTAAGGACGCACTTAATACTGCGTATCGAAAAGAAAATTATAAAACATTAAATAAATTAATTTTTATTGTCTTGCTAATCTGATTAAATTAGGTTCAAAAAAAATATTACTTCGCCATGGATTAATATCAATACCCCCTCTTCGAGTATATCTTGCATAAATACTAAGTTTTTGAGGATTACAAATTTCTTGAATATCGTTAAATATTCTTTCAATACATTCTTCATGAAATTCATTATGATTACGGAAAGAAACTAAATATTTTAATAATGCAATATGACTAATTTTTTGACCGCTATAAACAATATTAATAGATGCCCAATCAGGTTGATTAGTTATTGGGCAATTTGATTTAAACAAATTACTATATAAAGATTCAATAACTATTTTGTTTTTTTTAGAACAGTTTTTAAGTAATAATTTATTATAGTTATATGATTTTATTGCAATGTTTTTATTATCTATACAAGTTCCAGAAAATTTAGATATACCTAAGTTCTCAATTTCATGTAAATAAAAAAATTTTACTGAAACTTCTCCTGTCACACATTTATTTAAATCAGATGTAAATATTTCTATTAAATTTCTTCTATTTTTAAATTTAATTTGATTAAAACTATTTA contains:
- the mfd gene encoding transcription-repair coupling factor produces the protein MKIISTSIANKNFLNYHHQQLPSFFKKNRDINNINKIFSFLHDFSGKTIFFITKQECLIEVLKILNLKNIYPKYIKNIYDVNHKNTFFYVIGNLHQSFIDIKKNFLFISTKEIIKINNNINIKPIKNKFLYQLKIHDLIIHIQHGIGRYQGLTTIKTASYESEYLVILYAEENKLYVPISSLHLISPYSGNSEKNIVLHKLGSNKWDKEKNKISKNLYDHAVILLNIYANRLSKKGFSFQKNEEQYNLFCQDCLFQVTSDQKNAIKSVLNDMNKSIPMDRIICGDVGFGKTEIAMRAAFICISNKKQVVVLVPTTLLAEQHFNNFSKRFANWSINIDILSRFRSIKEKKKILENISIGKINILIGTHKILFENIEWYNPGLLIIDEEHRFGVIHKEIIKKIYSHIDILTLTATPIPRTLNMAMHGIKDLSIISNPPKERKKIQTFINEYNPILIKKAISQEISRGGQVYYIYNKIQGIDNIATKLLNLIPNAKIKIVHGKMNHIDLKNIMNEFYQNCFNVLVCTTVIESGIDIPKANTIVIENADHFGLSQLHQLRGRIGRSNNQGYAFLFVNNFKKVTLDAQKRLEAIAMTNNFGGGFNLSNRDLEIRGIGELLGKEQSGHIDCIGIDLYMKFLHKTIKIYKNGEKISLENLIKKSYIELYIPALLPKNYIFDLNQRLFFYEKIEHAKSEKEIKIISLELLNQFGKLPIYAKNLILIAKIKLLTKEIGISHIKSNKNIGIIKFNKKNSINMQYLLSIFHKEPDLWKMINSTKLKFFHSFQSDTMRINWIINLLKHLKKSNS
- a CDS encoding ABC transporter permease; this translates as MYKPIYIFIGLRYFWNRHLTNFKKIITILSIIGISIGITSIIITMSLVYGFQNEFKKSVLSFIPHLIITNKSYYINKSEFPKNILKLKNVKRVSSFISDKVLIQSKENITTGEIITFDKKDYNIFKCYNIHNYLYTLNEKQNNIILGKKLAEKLHVNINDSIKLIILPKIKKNFFKKKFNTRIFKITGLFNTNNDIDDYQIIINTKIAINFLNYYKNYITGWRVWLKDPFFLNINSFQIKKNNLIFLDWKTQQGELFKAIQIEKYIMFLFFVLILLIVGINIVITLTVNMIEKQNIIAILQTQGLCRKKIMLIFVTLGASTTIIGIFLGTLISFILIFQGKIINFLINTLFSDIDIPIKIFPFQILIVDITFAMISVASTLYPIWHITKSTPSKILSYE
- the lolD gene encoding lipoprotein-releasing ABC transporter ATP-binding protein LolD, yielding MNNIILQCIDLTKSYKDNKKITHILKKTSFCLKKSDIAVIIGKSGSGKSTFLHLISGLEKPTSGTILFDGISLSSMSSNQIAQLRNVNLGFIYQFHHLLLDFNVLENVAMPLLISNKTVSEAKEKAYEMLIKVNLEKKIKKYPSELSGGERQRVAIARAFINTPKLIIADEPTGNLDSYNAKIIFDLIFESNMNLKTSFLIVTHDLAFARQAHVLFEIKHSQLNIKKHIQ
- a CDS encoding FtsX-like permease family protein, coding for MNFLPFFIAKRLYLKNNNNHIIFLISILSKIAIALSVFILIISISALNGFKILVNQNILSSVPHGIIQSIDKPFLHYRKIIQKINSISGVNYSEPYISLSAVLLKTNKIKFFNIKSFTNIKYIKKYFSFQEENYQLSKLDNFQHNQIILSSDLSRDLEIKEGDWINFIILDNKFSFQLNKIKIFSLQIKSIFNSNGVSNSNIGLIPFSFFQGNFDIINNINTIELYMSRPLDANKIVLDAAKIIKTPVSLYTWINNYQYIYNDINKIKTIIYITLLMLIIISSFSIISVSLLSISKKIKDISILRSIGANNILIQLIFLYYGFRFILIGNVIGLFFGVITILNFKNIMCFLEKHFNNNLLLNNIYYHNFLLLDLNLSDIIIIFISTIVIGILSNLYPAYYASKIDPNKILKKF